From Heptranchias perlo isolate sHepPer1 chromosome 8, sHepPer1.hap1, whole genome shotgun sequence, a single genomic window includes:
- the LOC137324660 gene encoding platelet-activating factor receptor-like: MNNSTSLGNCSEKHFYDTSEFRYTFFPIIYSFLFIVGLPENIAALCFLVRDKSNKGLSEVKIYMISLTVADLLFVIFLPLWIDYYYYRGNWRSPRFACSLCGSLFYINTYSTLFFLALISFTRYLAVSQPVRAAQSKQIVRGFVLTALIWAVTICVSLPVLITNKQHVVELNGSNVRCFENYRNQSTKTQLLIIHLLMLLGFTITFGVVIANSVLVLRKLSADQGLLGISQGRLKKRAFRMVITVLAIYMICFLPYHLVQLPWMLLVLDFWKSDDCTFRKSVNDVHQVTLCLMCINCVLDPIIYCFLTANFKDYLKELTQSCRSKCILRGSPKPQES, translated from the coding sequence ATGAACAACTCAACATCTTTGGGAAACTGCagtgaaaaacatttttatgacACTTCTGAATTTAGGTACACGTTTTTCCCTATAATTTACAGCTTTCTGTTTATTGTGGGACTCCCGGAAAACATTGCAGCGCTGTGTTTTTTAGTACGTGACAAAAGTAATAAAGGACTGAGTGAAGTGAAAATCTACATGATCAGTCTAACGGTGGCTGATCTCCTATTCGTTATATTTCTTCCTTTGTGGATTGATTACTACTATTACAGAGGCAATTGGAGGTCCCCCCGCTTCGCATGCAGCCTGTGCGGGTCTCTATTTTACATCAATACTTACAGTACTCTCTTCTTTCTGGCTCTCATCAGCTTCACTCGTTACCTCGCCGTCTCACAGCCAGTAAGGGCAGCTCAGTCGAAACAGATCGTAAGAGGCTTCGTTTTAACTGCCTTAATCTGGGCAGTAACTATCTGCGTTTCTTTGCCGGTTTTAATCACTAACAAACAACACGTCGTTGAATTAAACGGTAGCAATGTAAGATGTTTTGAAAATTACCGGAATCAAAGCACCAAAACACAATTACTAATTATCCACTTGCTGATGCTGCTGGGTTTCACCATTACTTTTGGAGTGGTCATTGCTAACAGTGTCCTTGTCCTGCGAAAACTATCAGCTGACCAGGGACTGTTGGGAATTTCGCAAGGCAGGCTGAAGAAACGGGCTTTCCGAATGGTGATTACCGTTCTGGCCATTTACATGATTTGTTTTCTACCTTACCATCTGGTCCAACTGCCCTGGATGCTTTTAGTTCTGGATTTCTGGAAATCGGACGACTGCACTTTCAGGAAGTCTGTCAACGATGTTCATCAAGTCACTCTCTGCCTGATGTGTATCAACTGCGTTCTGGACCCCATTATTTACTGCTTCCTGACAGCAAATTTCAAGGACTATTTGAAAGAATTGACACAGTCCTGTAGGAGTAAATGTATCCTCAGGGGCAGCCCCAAACCTCAAGAGAGTTAG